One genomic region from Prionailurus bengalensis isolate Pbe53 chromosome C1, Fcat_Pben_1.1_paternal_pri, whole genome shotgun sequence encodes:
- the TSHB gene encoding thyrotropin subunit beta, translating into MTAIYMMSVLFGLACGQAMSFCFPTEYMMHVERKECAYCLTINTTICAGYCMTRDINGKLFLPKYALSQDVCTYRDFLYKTVEIPGCPHHVTPYFSYPVAVSCKCGKCNTDYSDCIHEAIKTNDCTKPRKSDVVGVSI; encoded by the exons ATGACTGCAATCTACATGATGTCCGTGCTTTTTGGCCTGGCATGTGGACAAGcgatgtctttttgttttccaacTGAGTATATGATGCATGTCGAAAGGAAAGAGTGTGCTTATTGCCTAACCATCAACACCACCATCTGTGCTGGATATTGTATGACACGG GATATCAATGGCAAACTGTTTCTTCCCAAATATGCTCTGTCCCAAGATGTTTGCACCTACAGAGACTTCCTGTACAAGACTGTAGAAATACCAGGATGCCCACACCATGTTACTCCCTATTTCTCCTACCCGGTAGCTGTAAGCTGTAAATGTGGCAAGTGTAATACTGACTATAGCGACTGCATACATGAGGCCATCAAGACAAATGATTGTACCAAACCCCGGAAGTCCGATGTGGTAGGAGTTTCTATCTAA